ATTTGAGGGCGAGAACCAATACTATTCTGATGCTGGAGAGCCGGGGGGAACAGCGGGCAAACCAATATTGAACAGCCTTTTGCGTCACGATCTTTCGGGAGTACTGGCTGTGGTGACCAGGTATTTTGGCGGCATCAAACTGGGAGTGAAGGGCTTGATCGATGCATATACTTTGGCTACCACCGAGGCTATCAAGCTTGCAGAAATGCAGGAGTATCAGAAACATATATGTTTCAATTTAACAAGCAACTACGCACACATAGAGACTATTCGTCATCACTTGGCAGTACTAGGCGCTGAGGAACAAGATGCGCAGTATGGCGAGGGAGTGCGGCTGAGCTATCAGATAGCCGAGTCAAGCTGGGGAGCCGCAAGCGAATTTTTGGATGGTTACAAAGCCTTAGGCAGATTAGATTATCAAGCGGAGGAATAATTGAAAATATTACTTCTGATAGTACTGATCTCCATTATTACAACAGTATTGGCCCAAACCCGGTTTGTCGATATTACAGATGTATCCCGGCTGGAGTATGGGGAAATGGTACCAAGAGGGGCAGAATATGAAGTAGTCTTAGATAGCCTCATATCTGCTTCTGGTGGAACCACTTGATAAGGAGGAAAACAGATGATTCGTAAAGCAATTCATGCCGGGACTTTCTATCCCCGGTTTGCCAATCAAATCCAGGATAATATCGCCCAATGGTTGAAAAACGCTGGGGCTAGTCCGGCAAATGAACGCTGTCTGGGCTTGATTTTGCCGCATGCCGGTTACATCTATTCGGGAGCGTGTGCCACCTTGGGATTGGCATCCGCTGCTGGTGAGAAATTCGATAGTATAATAGTAGTGCATCCTTCACATCAGGGCATCCATTTTGATTTCTCCGTATCCCCATTTACAGAATATGAGTGTCCTCTGGGCAATCTTACTCTGGACAACGAGTTATATAGAATCTTGAGTCCTGCGGGAGAGAAGAATCTGGATCTGGACTATCATCGCCTGGAACATTCATTGGAGATACAATTGCCCCTCATCAAGCATTTCTTTCCTGATGCAAAGATCTGCCCTGTGATGATGGGAAACCAGATACCATCTGTGGCAGAGCGCTTGGGTGCTATATTGTATGATGCTGTTTACAAATCCGCAAAACGCATCCTGGTAGTGGTTTCCAGCGATCTATCGCATTATCACAATTCTGAACTTGCTGAACAGATGGATGCTCTGGTTATTCGCCACGTAAGCCAGTTGGATCCCGTTGCGCTGTGGCACGGGAATGAACTGGGAAAACTGGAAGCCTGCGGCATCGGGGGAATAATGGCATTACTCTATATGGCAAAACTCTACAAATCCCCCCAAGTGAGGGTGATAAACTACACGCATTCGGGAAAGGTATCGGGAATGAACAGCCAGGTGGTGGGTTATCTGGCGGCGCGGATATATGAATAGGAGACATTATGTATAACGATTTGCAACGCAAGGAATTGCTGGATTATGCCGCGGCAGTTATTAAAAACCGTTTGGACCACAGTAGCTACAGAGTGCCTCAAGATCCCGCTTTCCAAGAGAAGCGCGGAATCTTTGTCAGCTTACACAAGAATGGAGATTTGCGGGGTTGCATCGGGTACATTCTGCCTTATAAGAACATCGTGGATACGGTACGAGAAACGGCCTTGGCGGCTGCGTTCAATGACCCCCGGTTTTTACCCTTATCCTTGCATGAATTACCGGCAATACAGATCGAGATATCCATCCTCAGTGAGCTTCAGCTCTTAAGTAGCATTGATAACATCGTAATCGGCAGGGATGGATTATATCTTCAGCATCCGGATGGTAGCGGCTTGCTGCTGCCACAGGTAGCAGTGGAATGGAAATGGGATGTAGCCACTTTTCTGAAGCATTTGTGCAGGAAAGCCGGATTGCCGGACAGGGCATATCTGGATGCGGAGGCTCGACTGTACCGGTTTGAAGCAGAGATATTTGCGAATAAAAGGGCAGAATGAGGGAATGCTGGTTCCTTCGCTATTGTCATTAATGGTATGGAGTTAGAAGATGAAGGTAGCCTTTAGGAATGGGATAGCAATAAGTTCATCATCTTCGGTATCAGGTTCCAGAGGCCTCATACCGCCGAGATCCCAACTTACATGGCTCCCCTTGAAACGGATCCCGAATAGTACTCCGCTGTTTTTTGCTATTATCATGCAAGGGGCGATGCATTTTTTCTGTTGACAAAATTCCAGACTTTTGGCTAATGGTTTTTCACGTTGATGAGCGGGAATAGCTCAGTGGTAGAGCGCTACCTTGCCAAGGTAGATGTCGCGGGTTCGACCCCCGTTTCCCGCTCCAGTGTTTTTCAGGCGACATAGCCAAGTGGTAAGGCAGAGGTCTGCAAAATCTCCATCCCCGGTTCAAATCCGGGTGTCGCCTCCATAATCTTCAACCTTTGGAAGTATATAATTTGGTACCAAAAGGTACTACAGCTAGTGCCGGAGTGGTGGAACAGGTAGACACAAGGGACTTAAAATCCCTCGGGTGCAAGCCCGTGCCGGTTCAAGTCCGGCCTCTGGTACCATCTTTTCAGCGGGAATAGCTCAGTGGTAGAGCGCTACCTTGCCAAGGTAGATGTCGCGGGTTCGACCCCCGTTTCCCGCTCCATTATTTTATGACGATAAAAGCGATAATATTTGATCTCGATGGCACCCTGATAGATTCGATGGGTTTGTGGCGCATGGTGGATGAAGAGTTCCTCAGCTCACGCGGAATTGCTGTGCCCGAAGACCTCTTTGACCATCTGCCTCAGGGGAATAGCTTTATCCAGACTGCGCAGTATTTCAAGGATCGTTTTGCTTTGCCGGAATCCCCTGAAGCGATCATGCAGATCTGGACAGAAGTGGTGCAAGAGCATTATGCTGGTTCCGTGGCTCTGAAAAGTGGGGTAGACCATCTACTGGAACGCTTGAAGGAGTGGGGTATAAAAATAGGTCTGGCCACCAGCAATTCCTACGAATTGGCACATAAATCCCTTACTTACAATCGAGTGTGGCATTACTTCGATTTCGTCTCCACCGGGGATATTGAACTGAGAGGCAAGCCATATCCGGACATATACTTGAATTGTGCCAGGGGTTTGGATTTAGATCCCGTGCAATGCATTGCCATAGAAGATACCCTGAGTGGAGTGCAAGCGGCTAAAGCTGCTGGAATGATCACTCTGGCGATTCACTATGCGGATAGTATCCGCGATCACGATTGCATCCGTGAGACCGCTGATGCCTTTTGTGAAGACTATTCACAAATTCAGAACGAGATAAGGAAACACAGAATAGATATATGAAGCTATACATTATAATAGGTGCTTATGGAAGCGGTAAAAGTGAATACAGCATTCATCTGGCGCGTAGTTTGAAAGCAAAAGGGGAAAAGGTCTCTCTTGCCGATATGGACGTAGTAAATCCATACTTCCGCACTCGGGATGTGCGGGATGAATTTGCTGCGGAGGGCATAGAAGTGATCGCTCCCGACGGTGAATTTAGCCATGCCGATCTGCCGATGATCTCACCCCGCATCAAAGGTGCCATCGAAGACTATGAGCGAACCGTGATATTGGATGTGGGGGGCGATCCCGCAGGATGCCGTACCTTGGGCCGGTTTGTGGATCCGATTGCAAAGCGCGGATACAATATGCAGCTTGTAGTGAATACTTCACGTCCTTTCACCAGCACTCCGAACGAGATTAGTGCCATGATCAATATGCTGGAAGCTGCATCCAAGCTGAAAGTGCAAGAACTAGTTTGTAATACCAATCTGATGGAATATACCGATCAAGAACTGGTGGAAAAGGGACTGGGCATGGTGGAGGAAGCCGC
The Candidatus Cloacimonadota bacterium genome window above contains:
- a CDS encoding YigZ family protein, with amino-acid sequence MMRYTIKRDVQAQIKVLRSEFIAFLYRVEDTAEAQEILRRHQTEYQNATHNCYAYVLGFEGENQYYSDAGEPGGTAGKPILNSLLRHDLSGVLAVVTRYFGGIKLGVKGLIDAYTLATTEAIKLAEMQEYQKHICFNLTSNYAHIETIRHHLAVLGAEEQDAQYGEGVRLSYQIAESSWGAASEFLDGYKALGRLDYQAEE
- the amrB gene encoding AmmeMemoRadiSam system protein B, producing MIRKAIHAGTFYPRFANQIQDNIAQWLKNAGASPANERCLGLILPHAGYIYSGACATLGLASAAGEKFDSIIVVHPSHQGIHFDFSVSPFTEYECPLGNLTLDNELYRILSPAGEKNLDLDYHRLEHSLEIQLPLIKHFFPDAKICPVMMGNQIPSVAERLGAILYDAVYKSAKRILVVVSSDLSHYHNSELAEQMDALVIRHVSQLDPVALWHGNELGKLEACGIGGIMALLYMAKLYKSPQVRVINYTHSGKVSGMNSQVVGYLAARIYE
- the amrA gene encoding AmmeMemoRadiSam system protein A — its product is MYNDLQRKELLDYAAAVIKNRLDHSSYRVPQDPAFQEKRGIFVSLHKNGDLRGCIGYILPYKNIVDTVRETALAAAFNDPRFLPLSLHELPAIQIEISILSELQLLSSIDNIVIGRDGLYLQHPDGSGLLLPQVAVEWKWDVATFLKHLCRKAGLPDRAYLDAEARLYRFEAEIFANKRAE
- a CDS encoding HAD family phosphatase codes for the protein MTIKAIIFDLDGTLIDSMGLWRMVDEEFLSSRGIAVPEDLFDHLPQGNSFIQTAQYFKDRFALPESPEAIMQIWTEVVQEHYAGSVALKSGVDHLLERLKEWGIKIGLATSNSYELAHKSLTYNRVWHYFDFVSTGDIELRGKPYPDIYLNCARGLDLDPVQCIAIEDTLSGVQAAKAAGMITLAIHYADSIRDHDCIRETADAFCEDYSQIQNEIRKHRIDI